Proteins from a genomic interval of Papaver somniferum cultivar HN1 chromosome 4, ASM357369v1, whole genome shotgun sequence:
- the LOC113272310 gene encoding cytochrome P450 71A9-like — MFIQIGSVPALVISSTDVAKEVFKNHDIVFSGRPALYAAHKLLYGCTDITFSPYGEYWRTIRKLSISELLSPKRVASFRDVREEEVSIVMDFVRKASASMAPINVTEMSCSIINDVICRTAFGRKFGQGGGKLRRILQVTQEMVGGARTADIFPWMSWIHRFDGVDTQLKDSIEELDNFYESIIGEHLEPQRPNPEYEDFVDVLLRLQKDPDQSISFSRYQIKGILTDMFIAGTDTSSATIAWTMTELVRNPAVMKRIQEEMRKILGNKALVEETDLTKLNYLKLVVKETLRLHPPAPLLVPRETTDSCIINGYYIPAKTRVFFNAKAIATDPKFWDDPEEFRPERFITKNIEFKGQDFEMVPFGIGRRSFPAINSALVIIELVLANLLYGLEWELPLGLKKEEINMQEAPGITVHKKFPLFLVAATATA; from the exons ATGTTTATCCAGATAGGCTCAGTGCCTGCTTTGGTGATCTCATCAACAGATGTAGCTAAAGAAGTCTTCAAAAACCATGATATTGTGTTTTCTGGAAGACCTGCTTTATATGCTGCCCACAAGCTCTTATATGGGTGCACCGATATAACTTTTTCTCCTTATGGTGAGTACTGGAGAACAATCAGAAAGTTATCAATATCGGAACTTTTGAGTCCAAAGAGAGTTGCATCATTTCGAGATGTTAGGGAAGAGGAAGTGTCTATTGTCATGGATTTCGTCCGCAAAGCTTCTGCTTCTATGGCTCCCATTAATGTAACTGAGATGTCATGTTCTATCATAAACGACGTTATCTGTCGAACTGCCTTTGGTAGAAAATTTGGACAGGGAGGAGGTAAGCTTCGAAGAATTCTTCAAGTAACCCAAGAAATGGTTGGTGGAGCCAGGACTGCCGATATCTTCCCATGGATGAGTTGGATCCACAGGTTCGATGGAGTTGACACACAATTAAAGGACAGTATTGAGGAATTAGATAATTTTTATGAGAGCATAATAGGTGAACACCTCGAACCCCAGAGACCAAACCCTGAATACGAAGATTTTGTCGATGTTCTGCTTCGCCTTCAGAAGGACCCTGATCAGAGTATCTCCTTCAGTAGATATCAAATTAAAGGAATCCTCACG GACATGTTCATTGCTGGAACTGATACATCTTCTGCGACAATTGCATGGACAATGACTGAACTAGTCAGGAATCCAGCAGTGATGAAAAGAATACAAGAGGAAATGAGAAAAATCCTTGGCAATAAAGCGTTAGTTGAAGAAACTGATCTTACCAAACTGAACTACCTGAAGTTAGTGGTAAAAGAAACACTGCGGCTTCATCCTCCTGCACCATTGCTAGTTCCAAGGGAAACTACAGATAGCTGCATAATAAATGGGTACTACATCCCAGCGAAAACGAGGGTGTTTTTTAATGCAAAAGCCATCGCAACAGACCCTAAGTTTTGGGACGATCCAGAAGAGTTCCGACCAGAAAGATTCATAACTAAGAATATAGAATTTAAAGGACAAGACTTTGAGATGGTACCATTTGGGATTGGACGGAGAAGTTTCCCTGCTATTAACTCAGCTTTGGTcataattgaacttgttcttgcAAATCTTCTGTATGGTTTAGAGTGGGAATTGCCCCTTGGGTTGAAAAAGGAAGAAATCAATATGCAAGAAGCTCCTGGGATCACAGTTCACAAGAAGTTTCCACTCTTCTTGGTAGCCGCTACTGCTACTGCATGA